In the Osmia bicornis bicornis chromosome 6, iOsmBic2.1, whole genome shotgun sequence genome, ACAATCTCAGGTTCTTCTTCCGGTTCACCTTCGCCCGCTCCAGTCTCATTACCGCTGTCATCTTTCTTCTCATTATCAGCACCAGTATCAATCTTCGTTTTTGCCAACTGAGATCTAGATTTTATAACGAATATCAATGCCACCTCCGTTGATTTTAAACACATCATTAAAGTTTATGGTATCGTTTGTCGATGCGTTGCGTAAGTAAAACATGTAGTATACGATCATGAATTGCTTTAAAAACGCATAACATTGATTTCGCATGGTATCCACGTTTATCATTTCAAATGTACTTGAAATGAATCCGGCACTAACCatgcataataaaaaaggaatACACACAACCGTACATACCTTAGCTCCTCGAATTCAGTATTAGCTTGCTCGAAATCGTAGTCATTATCGAACTTCAATGTATTCTTCGGTTTAGCACCAGTATTCCCAGGTTGATTTCTATAGCCCCCGCGACCTCTCCCTCTTCCTCGCATGTTTCCACGATTCATCCATCCACCACGATTCCCTCGACCCCCTTGGTTATGAGTACCCTGACCTTGTAACTGACCATCCTGCTTCATCGAATCACGCTTTCCATCGTTATATTGAGATACTGTACCTCCTGCTTTATTGCCGCTATTGTTGAAACAAAATACATCAATTTAAGAAAACGCTTGTCCTCTATAATATGTTTTGCATTGATTTGCTACATACCCATCATGATCGCGTCGGGCAGGTTGAATAGTTCTCATATTCGTTTTATCACCAAGCTTACCAACACTGCTGGCTTGTTGtttttgttgctgttgttgaaTACCTACTTGAATACCTTGATCTATAGTTGGACTTTTGCGTGTTAACAAAGAGGAAGTTGGAGTTGTTGATCGTGAACCTCCGCTAATGAGATCTAATACACCTGCAAGATAAAGTAAGTAATCACATATCCAGCATTTTCACCGAGGACTTAATGGCAATTTCAAGGACAAACGCGCAAcaagtatttaaatatttaccgCGAAATTAATAGTTATCGGAGTACTAGGGCTAAAACTAATCTTAAAAGATGATttctatataaaatttcaactgTTCTTGCTATTATGTTACTTACTAATGCATAGTGCTTCTTATAttgtttaaatgaaattcagaTGCATATTTAGAACGAAACTACTAAATCAAAAATGTATGAGAAAAGGTTTCATGCACAAACTGAAAcaagaaaatgttgaaaataaatgattataatTGTAGTGCATGTATAATCcacataaaatataaattaaacattCAAAAGTTGAGATTGCTGTTATTTCACAATTATCTTACAACGTTAATTTTAAAActgatattaaatatacattttaacTCAAACAATATATCATCACTGatgttaaataaaagataTCAATATGCAGAATAAGCGAAAATCGACGAAGATACGTAAATTATTAgttgatgaaaataaattttattaacaaagcAGATTACACTGAAGCAATAAGTTTAAAGTAATCATTTCTTTagcattgaaattaatataaatttgttattataaagCTGAAACTTAATGTAAATAGTTGTATACAAGCAATTAGAAGAAAGCAAAAAAGCAACCTTTTCATGCACTTTGTTAGTGCATAATTTGcgattaataacaaaaatggATTATATGAGTAAGGATAACAAGCATTACCAAAGAAGAAGCAGCAAGCATGCCATTGGCAAGGAATAGTTCATAGCAAAAACAGTTTACCATCTTCCAGAGATTGGTCTTTTGGTAATGGGTCGACATTGGCCATCGGTAGTGAGTTTGGGATAGAGATGGCATTGGGTTCAGCAGAGCCCAAGCTCAACTCACTTGGCTGTTTATTGATTGGTCCACGAGGATCTCTAGTAGAAGGTGGCATCCCCATTACAGGTCCCATAGTACCCATTGTCATGCCATAGGGTGTTCCATATTGTCCACCCATTGGACCCATCATTGGATGAGCATAACTAGGTTGAGGCTGGTATGACTGCTGGCTCATAGACGGTTGCACCGTCATCTATAAATAATCAACAATTGTAGATGATACTAAATTGTGCTTTTAAACAtaacttttataatttatatattttacataatGCTGTCaccaaatattatatatatataattaccTGTACAATAGCTGGATCATTTGGAATAGAACTAACATTGTTGACAACTCGAATATCTTTAATATCTGAACCACGGAATAAAATATATTCGTATACTTGATTCTGTGGTGCCACTGGAAGCTGTGTTTCTCGATCCTCAGTTCCAAAAGAACGTACtgcattatttgaaaaaatggaTTACTACATATTTTAGAAACAAATGTAcctatattttaatataatcaaataaattaatgaaataattaataaaatataaaattaaaactttaataacataaataaagttGATATGCAATgacataaaattcaaatttaacgATTTATTATAACAGTTTCATAATATAtctcaaaaaaaaaaggacaaGGGATATAAACATGATAAGTATGATACATAAACATTTGACACAATGGTGGATATAAGCATTGGCTTTCAAACAACCTGACTTTGCACAAACAATGCCAGATACATTATCActggaaatatttaaattttaataaaatgctTTTCATACTTCAAACTCTGTTTGTTTCACTGTGGTTCTAAATTGTTTGAAGCagttaaatataatattatgttacaaagaaaatatataaaaatataattattatattacatagaATTCAACTTATTACTGTAATTATAAGaactgtaaaattaaaatataaaatcgtctaattaaatattaacttGCATACATCTGTTATCATAATTTTTACATTCAAATATAGAATGTTATAAATACAGAAATACTAAATAATATGTTTAATAAGTTTATTGGAATTAAAAATACGTTAAATCTAAATACAGACTTCGGAAACAGAtttaaattaagaataatgtataatatatccGTTATAGCTGACGGGTGACCCCCGTTGTTTTGTATCGAAGCTTTACCGGACGAATCCAACTACCGACTATTTCCAAAGTATTTTTGAATAGAATATAAAGGAATTGTCGAATTCGCTTTTAAAAAATGCACGAACCAGATATACAAAACAAATGCAAGAAGGTAATCGATAATGAAAAGTAGCGGTTATTACAACAAAATAACCGGGAAACTGAGCAGCGGCAAAACTGATTTCGGTATCCATCTTGATTTGAGACTCACCATTAGCCAGAGCAATCGTGCATTCTTGAGGATCAACAGTAAAAAGTCGGCCTTCGTAACGAATATCCGCCTTCGATATTAAGCTAATCTTCGAGCCCAACTCCGGCATTCCTCCGCTCATCTTGAATCTATTTCTTCTGCACGGTGATCGATGTGATATTATAGGATTCACGATATCATCTGACGAAACCACCAGCTGACACCAATGGTCGACAGCAAACTGCCAAGTCTACCAACAGAAGTTACGCATGCGCCGCACCCGCTACATATTCAGAATAATATATAAacttaaaatgtaataaagttgagaataaaaataaaaacggtaTTCAATATGTATAGGAACAAGATGCTAAAAAGAAAAGATCTAATTTGGTGAATTACATCTTTCTCAGCAAAATGTTCTACACCGTaccaatttgaaatttctattttagataatatataaatataaaccaaATAATGCTATTATCTCAGGATAAAATTTATAgttgatttattaatatttatgcgATCGAAAACATGTACAGCATGGATAACATGAGAATAAAATTCAAcccttttaaaatttaatcgtACAACATTGGCATCATTGGCAAAGTAGACTTCACTAACTACATATTCAACAAGACGGCCATGCCTTTATTTCGGAGATATTGAATTCGTGCCTCGTAAACAAGcgccatctgatataatctagcataataaaaatgtgaaacacATCGAAGTGCAACCAGTCTAATGCACGTTGACGATAAGCAGATTGTTTCCATATCAACGACTATAACTCATCACTCAGTGTCTCGAGTTCTGCGTTACCATATCTCAGTAAGAAAAGCATGTCCAGTCTTGCTGGAACTCTAGTCACAGGGACATCCTAGTACGGGGCCTGAGGAGAGGCCGATACCGGGTGCGATCCCCGGTGTCGGTCAAAGGGTAGGCACCAGTGGAGGGTCTCAATTTAGACCACCCACGAGATGGGAACCCTGTGTGCCAGGCGTGGAGGGTTCCGGAGTACTATACATAAGATCCCGGAACCCTCCTTAGCGCCAGTgtcggtcgccgtggggttttagtcagtaggaatctgacactcccccgccgcCCACCTCCAGGGGACggtggggggtcttatgtaagatttccccacgttaaaagaaaaaaaaaaaaaatattcacatCCAATgattcgagtaaaggtaagtaaaggtaagtaccCAGAGATCGTCGCTTCACGCGAGACAGCAACAATGTTGCAAAATGCGCGATCACGGCCTCGCGTTTTGCAACATTGTCGCCCCCGAAAGATCAAATGCCTCACAAGATGCGAAAAATCCTGTGAGGCAAGTGCTTGCCGCGCGCCCAACAATGTTGCAAACCGTGAGGCCGCGATTCGGTGTTCGCGGCCTCACGCTTTGCAACATTGTCGCGCCCGAAAGATCAAATGCCTCACAAGATGCAAAAAATCCTGTGAGGCAAGTGCTTGCCGCGCGCCCAACAATGTTGCAAACCGTGAGGCCGCGATTCCGCGTTCGCGGCCTCACGCTTTGCAACATTGTCGCGCCCGAAAGATCAAATGCCTCACAAGATGCGAAAAATTCTGTGAGGCAAGTGCTTGCCGCGTACCCAACAATGTTGCAAAACGTGAGGTCGCGATTCGGTGTTCACGACAATGTTGCAAATTGGAAAAGGTCGCCCGCGAGATCGGGATCGGGCCTCGCTagactttacttacctttacttacctttacttacctttacttacctttacttacctatACTTTCCtatacttacctttacttacctgtACTTACCTTTACTGGGATCAGtttttataatgtattattatatttataatatatttattataagggttgcAGGGATATAGGGGCAACGGAGATGTAAGGAAGGCAGTGATGTGAGGGATGAAGTGCTACAGGGGTAATATCGGCGTGGCCGATGTAAAGAATGTAAAGAATGGGAAGATATGTAACTGCGAAGGGAAGCCATGGTCGATAAAGAGGAAAAGgataataaataactggaaaGGGTGGTTTCTGCGAAGCCCGTggagagaaataaaataataaataattaggaAACGTGGGTTTGCCCATAAAGAAGGATAAAATAAGGGTCAGAGGGAGTTAAAATTGTGTCTTTTCAGTAGTCTGTGCGAGGTGCGGTAAAAGAGGGCTTGTTTAAGCAAGATTGTTATACCGACTGTGTTCTGTACCTGTAAATGAAACTGGCCTTGGGGTGTCTGGAACCCCTAAAATGATAACcactcgaaaacaaaggcatgtccagtttTGTTGGATCTGGAGTCACTGTAGACTTAGAGACTTGAAAGTTGTGTAAGTACTCGTTCTCCTAGTCTTACCTCCTTAGGATCTTGTGCCataaaaatgtacatataatgaatagaaaaatttaattaatataaatagtaattgtttcaatattgcttaaaaatttattgtataGGCGTGCAACTGACTAATAGTCATTATACATTACACCTTCGGCCAACATGGCGGCTTCATTGGGTCGAGTTTGTAAATCTggttttttaaaatcaaattatgGAACATTATTCAATCAGGTATGTATTTTAAACatataattcatttataaatatatcaaattGTCTGTTACAAGAATAGTATTCTTTGTCGAGATCTTAAATTCATAATATTGATGTTTTAAAGTTAATG is a window encoding:
- the LOC114878269 gene encoding protein LSM14 homolog A isoform X2, translating into MSGGMPELGSKISLISKADIRYEGRLFTVDPQECTIALANVRSFGTEDRETQLPVAPQNQVYEYILFRGSDIKDIRVVNNVSSIPNDPAIVQMTVQPSMSQQSYQPQPSYAHPMMGPMGGQYGTPYGMTMGTMGPVMGMPPSTRDPRGPINKQPSVLDLISGGSRSTTPTSSLLTRKSPTIDQGIQVGIQQQQQKQQASSVGKLGDKTNMRTIQPARRDHDGGNKAGGTVSQYNDGKRDSMKQDGQLQGQGTHNQGGRGNRGGWMNRGNMRGRGRGRGGYRNQPGNTGAKPKNTLKFDNDYDFEQANTEFEELRSQLAKTKIDTGADNEKKDDSGNETGAGEGEPEEEPEIVHYDKSKSFFDNISCEAVERSKGRFQRTDWRTERKLNSETFGVASTRRGSFRGRGYYNRGMGGMYRGGGGAGGSGFRGGYRGSRGGNRKPANQQQQNNPGSQNRTTNEQSTTPSQQNSRVVSSF
- the LOC114878269 gene encoding protein LSM14 homolog A isoform X1 encodes the protein MSGGMPELGSKISLISKADIRYEGRLFTVDPQECTIALANVRSFGTEDRETQLPVAPQNQVYEYILFRGSDIKDIRVVNNVSSIPNDPAIVQMTVQPSMSQQSYQPQPSYAHPMMGPMGGQYGTPYGMTMGTMGPVMGMPPSTRDPRGPINKQPSELSLGSAEPNAISIPNSLPMANVDPLPKDQSLEDGVLDLISGGSRSTTPTSSLLTRKSPTIDQGIQVGIQQQQQKQQASSVGKLGDKTNMRTIQPARRDHDGGNKAGGTVSQYNDGKRDSMKQDGQLQGQGTHNQGGRGNRGGWMNRGNMRGRGRGRGGYRNQPGNTGAKPKNTLKFDNDYDFEQANTEFEELRSQLAKTKIDTGADNEKKDDSGNETGAGEGEPEEEPEIVHYDKSKSFFDNISCEAVERSKGRFQRTDWRTERKLNSETFGVASTRRGSFRGRGYYNRGMGGMYRGGGGAGGSGFRGGYRGSRGGNRKPANQQQQNNPGSQNRTTNEQSTTPSQQNSRVVSSF